A section of the Microcoleus sp. FACHB-68 genome encodes:
- the dnaX gene encoding DNA polymerase III subunit gamma/tau, with protein MSYEPLHHKYRPQTFGDLVGQDAIATTLSNAIRLDKIAPAYLFTGPRGTGKTSSARILAKSLNCLANNVPTDKPCGVCDVCRSVTNGSSLDVIEIDAASNTGVDNIRELIERAQFAPVQCRYKVYVIDECLTGDSLIQTREGLIRIDDPNLKGKEVLSYNEALAVWEFKKVLRWLDQGEKQTFVIKTTHREIRCTGNHLIRTDQGWVAAANLKPEMKILSPLERKSLTDWQKLNNVSLEPAISAKMPELLPIGLQKGEIHQSQTLTENLTLTKSNPSVENSLPAPNTIQFLTNLETVETVTLGSIEKVYDIEVEDNHNFVANELLVHNCHMLSTAAFNCLLKTLEEPPNTVVFVLATTDPQRVLPTIISRCQRFDFRRIPLEAMVGHLKYIAEKETININSDAITLVAQIAQGGLRDAESLLDQLSLLAPPVSVEKVWDLVGAVPERDLMTLLEAINNNNPAEVLDQTRHIMNRGREPLVLLQNFAGFYRDLLIAKTAPARNDLVAITPQTWKQMCEFVQSWDISNILAGQKHLRDSEVQLKHSTQPRLWLEVTLLGLLPAAFNSQPAPANPPQPTAFAKASPPPQQQTPQAQIPTSPNPSPATSATPKPEIPVELAQPQADPLPAPSGDATAQEYDPQEVWQAVLANLQPLGTKELLRQHCQLISFDGAVARISISSNPLYKMGQGKMPNVETAFLKIFNRKIKVTLEVAGANQPKAMPAQTPPPAAFNENNIPPPAPDNNTYQQPPAQPQRDFPSANSPAANNYQAAATPPPASVTNGFQKDASRLRQSPEDELESAVQILVKSFNGEEIELSNKVDDPTPAALNDDELIEFPMEEEDYEEDDDDIGF; from the coding sequence ATGTCCTACGAACCTCTCCACCACAAATACAGACCCCAAACTTTTGGGGATTTAGTGGGTCAAGACGCCATCGCCACGACCCTCAGTAATGCTATTCGCCTAGATAAAATCGCACCGGCATACTTATTTACCGGCCCAAGAGGCACCGGCAAGACCTCCAGCGCTCGTATTTTGGCCAAATCTCTTAACTGTTTGGCCAATAATGTCCCCACAGATAAGCCTTGCGGCGTTTGTGATGTGTGCCGGTCTGTAACCAACGGTTCATCCTTGGATGTGATAGAAATTGACGCCGCGAGTAACACCGGCGTTGATAATATTCGGGAACTGATTGAAAGAGCGCAATTTGCCCCTGTACAGTGCCGGTATAAAGTTTATGTGATTGATGAATGCTTAACCGGCGACTCACTCATACAAACCCGCGAAGGTTTGATTCGCATTGATGATCCCAACCTTAAAGGGAAAGAAGTTCTCAGTTATAACGAAGCTTTAGCAGTTTGGGAATTCAAAAAAGTTTTGAGGTGGTTAGACCAAGGAGAAAAGCAAACCTTTGTTATTAAAACAACCCACCGGGAAATTAGATGCACCGGCAATCACTTAATTCGCACAGATCAAGGATGGGTTGCAGCGGCTAATTTGAAACCAGAGATGAAAATTCTCTCACCTTTAGAGCGCAAAAGCTTGACAGATTGGCAGAAGTTAAACAATGTAAGCTTAGAGCCGGCGATTTCAGCAAAAATGCCAGAATTATTGCCAATTGGCTTACAGAAAGGAGAGATTCATCAGTCACAAACTCTTACAGAAAATTTAACTCTAACAAAATCTAATCCATCAGTCGAAAATAGTTTGCCTGCTCCTAACACTATTCAATTTTTGACTAATTTGGAAACAGTCGAGACTGTAACCCTTGGTAGCATAGAAAAAGTTTACGATATTGAAGTAGAAGACAATCACAACTTTGTGGCAAACGAGCTATTAGTTCATAATTGCCATATGCTCAGCACAGCAGCATTTAATTGCTTACTGAAAACTTTAGAAGAACCGCCTAATACCGTTGTATTTGTCTTAGCAACAACTGACCCCCAACGGGTTTTACCAACAATTATTTCCCGTTGTCAGCGGTTTGACTTCCGCCGCATCCCGCTAGAAGCAATGGTGGGGCATTTAAAATATATTGCCGAAAAAGAAACGATTAATATAAACAGCGATGCAATTACCCTTGTCGCTCAAATCGCCCAAGGCGGATTAAGAGATGCGGAAAGCTTACTCGATCAACTAAGTTTACTCGCACCGCCGGTTAGTGTTGAAAAAGTTTGGGATTTAGTCGGCGCAGTGCCGGAACGAGATTTGATGACACTGCTAGAAGCGATTAATAATAATAACCCCGCAGAGGTTCTCGATCAAACCCGCCATATTATGAATCGGGGACGAGAACCGTTAGTTTTACTACAAAATTTTGCCGGCTTTTACCGGGATTTACTCATTGCTAAAACAGCACCGGCACGAAATGATTTAGTTGCTATTACTCCCCAAACTTGGAAACAAATGTGTGAGTTTGTTCAAAGTTGGGACATTAGCAACATATTAGCCGGTCAAAAACACCTGCGCGACAGTGAAGTGCAATTAAAACACAGCACCCAGCCGCGCCTGTGGTTAGAAGTCACGTTATTAGGATTATTACCGGCAGCCTTCAACAGCCAGCCGGCACCGGCAAACCCGCCGCAACCAACCGCCTTTGCTAAAGCTTCTCCGCCACCGCAACAGCAAACTCCACAAGCTCAAATCCCCACATCCCCAAATCCCTCACCGGCAACTTCTGCGACACCGAAACCAGAGATTCCGGTGGAGTTAGCGCAACCACAAGCTGATCCCCTTCCCGCACCTTCAGGGGATGCGACTGCACAAGAGTATGATCCCCAAGAAGTTTGGCAAGCCGTATTGGCGAATCTGCAGCCACTCGGAACGAAAGAACTGTTGCGCCAACATTGTCAATTGATCAGCTTTGACGGTGCGGTTGCCCGCATTAGTATTAGTTCTAATCCCCTCTACAAGATGGGGCAGGGAAAGATGCCTAATGTTGAAACAGCCTTTTTGAAAATCTTCAATCGCAAGATTAAGGTAACTTTAGAAGTTGCCGGTGCTAACCAACCCAAAGCAATGCCGGCGCAAACCCCGCCACCGGCAGCTTTTAATGAGAATAATATTCCCCCGCCGGCACCCGATAACAACACATATCAGCAACCGCCGGCACAACCACAAAGAGACTTTCCCAGTGCCAATTCACCCGCAGCTAATAATTACCAAGCTGCTGCAACACCACCGCCTGCATCTGTAACAAATGGCTTCCAGAAAGATGCTTCCCGCTTGCGGCAGTCACCTGAAGATGAGTTAGAAAGTGCCGTTCAGATACTTGTTAAATCATTTAACGGAGAAGAGATTGAATTGAGCAATAAGGTGGACGATCCCACACCGGCAGCTTTGAATGACGATGAGTTAATTGAATTCCCAATGGAGGAAGAAGACTATGAAGAAGATGACGATGATATCGGTTTTTAA
- a CDS encoding mechanosensitive ion channel family protein, which produces MDLQASASAAWTKIQGMISGTITMLPNVILALIVFTLFFFAARTIRTLVRRLTRRHRQARNLGLVLGRLAQGVVILVGLFVALSIVIPSFKAGDLVQLLGISGVAIGFAFRDILQNFLAGILILLTEPFQIEDQIVFKDFEGTVENIQTRATIIRTYDGRRIVIPNAELFTNSVTVNTAFEKRRNEYDVGIGYGDDIDRAKQLILEALYSVDGVLHDPAPDALVMELAESTVNIRARWWIKPPRRADTLDSRDQVLIAIKNKLVANGIDLPFPTQQILFHDQTEETDGDRARQREGWPAGNNEVPKPRSIGGSLRKLAEMRSQRDGNGGT; this is translated from the coding sequence ATGGATCTGCAAGCATCAGCATCAGCAGCCTGGACGAAAATTCAGGGGATGATCTCAGGCACGATTACGATGCTGCCAAATGTGATCTTGGCTTTAATCGTCTTTACTTTGTTCTTTTTTGCAGCAAGGACGATCAGAACCCTTGTCAGACGTCTGACGAGAAGACACCGGCAAGCGAGAAATTTAGGGCTGGTTCTTGGACGTTTAGCTCAAGGGGTTGTCATTTTAGTCGGCTTATTTGTTGCTTTATCGATTGTTATTCCTTCTTTTAAGGCAGGTGATTTAGTTCAACTGTTGGGGATTAGTGGGGTAGCAATTGGGTTTGCTTTTCGGGATATTCTCCAAAATTTTCTCGCCGGCATCTTAATTCTTTTGACTGAACCGTTCCAAATTGAAGACCAAATCGTATTCAAAGATTTTGAAGGCACCGTTGAAAATATCCAGACACGCGCCACAATCATTAGAACTTACGATGGCCGTCGCATAGTGATTCCAAATGCTGAACTTTTCACGAATTCAGTAACCGTCAACACCGCATTTGAAAAACGGCGGAATGAATATGATGTTGGGATTGGATACGGGGATGATATTGACCGGGCGAAGCAACTCATTTTGGAAGCACTCTACAGTGTGGATGGGGTTTTGCACGATCCCGCACCCGATGCCCTTGTAATGGAACTTGCTGAGAGTACGGTAAACATCCGCGCCCGGTGGTGGATAAAACCGCCGCGACGTGCGGATACCCTTGATTCGCGCGATCAAGTCCTCATTGCGATTAAGAATAAGTTGGTTGCAAATGGCATCGATCTGCCCTTCCCGACACAGCAAATTCTTTTCCACGATCAAACCGAAGAAACTGATGGTGATCGCGCTCGTCAGCGGGAAGGATGGCCGGCAGGAAACAATGAAGTCCCGAAACCGCGCAGCATCGGGGGTTCCCTGAGAAAGCTGGCTGAAATGCGTTCGCAACGAGATGGTAACGGTGGCACATGA
- a CDS encoding tetratricopeptide repeat protein, translating into MLKEMWQRFFGSEKREVVKSQPISAGMKPPPALEDADYQLLFTQLLEGVKRGWDRERVLKFFDDLGERGNLQLWAAWLRRYGERFLATPAPNPELARQLLGLGQMNCGDLADVAYELGSQLLARERGVPAPAAPNAPAAPPPDNAEAWWEQGNQQLGVGDVLGAIASYDQALQLEPELTAAWLNRGGALFYLERYEEAIACFEAAIKVEPHNPNTWYLRGLAFSALEQHEEELNSYEKALQVNPEFPAAWHNRGVALTKLNRYEEAVSCYQQALQLQPDLPQGWHSQGDALMALGRHEEALNSYNEAVAREPSEIETWFNRGLALSYLHRHEEALQSFDRVVSLAPDYGPAWVNRGVALTSLHRHQEAITSFDRALSVQPEDSVALAGREAARLLLEAEGDAPASEGTAWG; encoded by the coding sequence ATGCTAAAGGAAATGTGGCAGCGGTTTTTTGGCAGTGAAAAGAGGGAAGTTGTAAAATCTCAGCCTATATCAGCCGGAATGAAACCGCCACCGGCATTGGAGGATGCAGATTATCAACTGCTATTCACCCAATTGTTGGAGGGGGTGAAACGAGGTTGGGATCGCGAACGAGTGTTGAAGTTTTTTGACGATCTCGGAGAACGCGGCAACCTGCAACTATGGGCGGCTTGGCTGCGGCGCTATGGCGAACGCTTTTTGGCCACGCCGGCACCGAATCCTGAGTTAGCCAGACAGTTACTCGGTTTAGGACAAATGAATTGCGGGGACTTGGCAGATGTGGCATACGAACTGGGCAGCCAGTTGCTGGCGCGAGAACGGGGGGTGCCGGCACCGGCTGCTCCTAATGCCCCTGCTGCCCCTCCACCAGACAATGCTGAAGCTTGGTGGGAGCAAGGAAATCAGCAATTAGGGGTTGGGGATGTGTTAGGGGCAATTGCCTCTTATGACCAAGCTTTGCAACTCGAGCCAGAGTTAACAGCGGCTTGGTTGAACCGGGGTGGAGCGCTATTTTACTTGGAAAGGTACGAAGAAGCAATCGCCTGCTTTGAGGCTGCGATTAAGGTTGAGCCTCACAATCCTAACACTTGGTATCTGCGAGGTTTAGCGTTCTCGGCTTTAGAGCAGCACGAAGAGGAACTCAACTCTTATGAAAAAGCGCTGCAAGTGAATCCAGAATTCCCGGCGGCTTGGCATAACCGGGGGGTGGCGCTGACCAAACTCAACCGCTATGAAGAGGCCGTCAGTTGCTATCAGCAAGCGCTGCAACTGCAGCCCGACCTCCCCCAAGGGTGGCATAGCCAAGGGGATGCGCTGATGGCTTTAGGCCGGCACGAGGAGGCTCTCAACTCGTATAACGAAGCCGTTGCCAGGGAACCGAGTGAAATTGAAACTTGGTTTAACCGGGGGTTGGCGCTGAGTTACTTACACCGGCACGAAGAGGCACTGCAATCGTTTGATCGCGTGGTGTCCCTTGCCCCAGATTACGGGCCGGCTTGGGTCAACCGGGGCGTTGCCCTCACCAGTTTGCACCGGCACCAGGAAGCGATCACCTCCTTTGACCGAGCGCTGAGCGTTCAGCCGGAGGACTCCGTCGCCTTGGCCGGTCGAGAGGCTGCCCGTCTGCTACTAGAAGCCGAGGGAGATGCGCCGGCATCTGAGGGGACTGCCTGGGGGTAG
- a CDS encoding DUF2254 domain-containing protein, whose product MNIKLSKLWDSLHSSYWFVPALMSGSAMVLAFAMLALDRAGKSGFIEKLALIYTGGPDGARTMLSTVAGSMITVAGTAFSIVIVALTLASSQFGPRLLRNFMQDTGNQIVLGTFIGTFIYCLLVLRTIRGDDYNLFVPQLAVTFGIVLAITSIGVLIYFIHHASTSIQSWHVIGEVSKDLNHAIDHLFPQKIGQGNPGQKQRWVDEIPVNFDKEASPVLATKSGYLQAVDDKRLMKIAKSNNLLLRLKYRPGKFIVQDSELVMVWPGERMNEKLYGQIYGAFMLGLQRTEQQDVEFCINQLVEIALRAVSPGINDPFTAIQCIDQLSAALCRLAQRDLPSPYRYDDENNLRAIANSVTFAGITDDAFNQIRQYGGSDVAVTIRLLEAIAAIAPHTRNRKDREALLHHATMIERGSQQLSEEHDRKDVEERYLAAVKLLSNQSN is encoded by the coding sequence ATGAATATCAAGCTGAGCAAGCTTTGGGATTCACTGCACTCTAGCTACTGGTTTGTACCGGCACTCATGTCAGGCAGCGCAATGGTGCTGGCGTTTGCGATGCTGGCGCTTGATCGGGCCGGCAAATCTGGCTTTATTGAAAAGCTCGCCTTGATCTACACCGGCGGCCCAGATGGGGCGCGGACAATGCTTTCAACGGTTGCCGGTTCGATGATCACCGTTGCCGGTACTGCCTTCTCCATCGTTATCGTCGCCCTCACCCTGGCTTCTTCACAGTTTGGCCCGCGACTGCTGCGTAACTTCATGCAGGACACCGGCAATCAAATTGTGCTGGGTACGTTCATCGGCACCTTTATTTACTGCTTACTTGTCTTGCGAACCATCAGGGGCGATGATTACAACCTATTTGTTCCGCAGCTAGCAGTAACGTTCGGCATCGTGTTAGCGATCACCAGCATTGGGGTGTTAATCTATTTTATCCATCACGCCTCCACCTCAATTCAGTCATGGCACGTCATTGGGGAAGTTAGCAAAGATTTAAACCATGCCATTGATCACTTGTTTCCCCAAAAGATCGGACAGGGAAACCCAGGACAAAAACAGCGATGGGTTGACGAAATTCCGGTGAATTTTGATAAAGAAGCCTCGCCGGTTCTGGCAACTAAGAGTGGTTATTTGCAGGCGGTTGATGACAAGCGATTGATGAAAATTGCCAAGTCAAACAACCTTCTGCTGCGTCTCAAATACCGTCCTGGTAAGTTTATTGTGCAAGACAGCGAGCTGGTAATGGTTTGGCCTGGGGAACGAATGAATGAAAAACTTTACGGGCAAATTTACGGGGCATTTATGTTGGGTTTGCAGCGCACTGAACAGCAGGATGTAGAATTTTGCATTAACCAATTGGTCGAGATTGCACTGCGGGCGGTTTCCCCCGGCATCAACGATCCGTTTACGGCAATTCAGTGTATTGATCAGCTCAGCGCCGCGCTGTGCCGGCTGGCTCAAAGAGATTTACCTTCGCCTTACCGCTACGATGACGAGAACAACCTGCGGGCGATTGCCAATTCTGTGACGTTTGCCGGGATAACTGACGACGCTTTTAACCAGATCCGGCAGTACGGGGGATCGGATGTGGCAGTAACAATCCGCTTACTAGAAGCAATCGCAGCGATCGCACCGCACACTCGCAACCGCAAGGATCGCGAGGCACTTTTGCATCATGCAACCATGATTGAGCGCGGTAGCCAACAGTTATCGGAGGAACATGATCGCAAGGATGTTGAGGAACGATACTTGGCGGCGGTGAAGTTGCTCTCTAATCAATCAAATTAA